DNA from Musa acuminata AAA Group cultivar baxijiao chromosome BXJ1-5, Cavendish_Baxijiao_AAA, whole genome shotgun sequence:
CATTTGGATCTCTCGAAGCATGCTTCATCTTTGTCGGGTTTTGCAATGGCGTGTTGGGGTTTTTGACCTTGATCTGTTTGATTTTTGAACACAAGGttttggaatttgaaggagaatctaATAAAGATAAGGTTTGGGGATGATTCGTTGTGAGCTAATGTGTTTTTTGGTTGATTGAAAGAGGGATTTTGACTGCTGGATGGATCCCTGTGACTTCTTGTTTGGGTTGAATGTATTAACGGAAAGACATGTTCTTTGGCGGTGGAATCGCTATAATTTCTTTGGATGTGGTGCGTTCGTTAATTTGACCTTGGCCActtgtattttttttcctttatatttGTCGGAATATTTGTTTCGTTTAGACGGATTTCTTTTCTCGGTCAACTTTATTGGAGAAAATTCTACAGAAAATAAAAGTTAGAGAGCCTTCCTTCAAAAAATGGTGGTGAGATCTTGTTCATGAGTTAATTCTTGAGATCTGCTAATGTATCTTATAGGATTTAATCTTTAGTTCAGGTTAACCAAGAAGAGAGGAGTGCTGAAAGGTCTCATTTTCCATCATGGTGGCTTCCATGGCGACTTCGGCCTTCTTCCCTGTCCCGACTTCTTCGTCTGTGGCCTCAGCAAAAGCACCAAAGCCCATCAGTGAAGGCCCTGAGCGCTTGGGTATCCGAGGTATTGTTGCTAAGCCTGCCTCACAATCAGGGGCCATGGAGGTCAAGGCACAGGCCCAAGCAATTCCTAAGGTCAATGGTACCAAGGTCGGCCTGAAAGCTGAAGCTCAAACTGTCGAGGATGATGCTCCCTCGGCCCCAAGGACATTCTACAATCAGTTGCCAGACTGGAGCTTTCTTTTTGCTGCCATAACCACTATCTTCTTGGCAGCGGAGAAGCAGTTCACTCTTATTGACTGGAAGCCCAGGCGGCCTGACATGCTTGCTGATGCTTTTGGGCTCGGAAAGATGATGCAGGATGGACTAGACTTCAGGCAGAATTTCTCCATTCGGTCGTATGAGATAGGGGCAGATCGAACAGCTTCTATAGAGACTTTAATGAATCATCTACAGGTATGGCAAAAGATATTTGCTTGATTTTTCACCTAATTTTTGAACCCTCTTTAGCATATTTTGCTCTTATTCTGTATGCAGGAAACAGCGCTTAACCATGCAAGGAGTGCTGGGCTCCTGGTTGATGGCTTTGGTTCAACTCCTGAAATGACTAAGAAAAATTTGATTTGGGTAGTAACCAAGATGCAGGTCCTTGTAGAACGATATCCTTCCTGGTATGTTCTTTCTCTAGATTAGAACCATTGCTTCTCTTCTTGACTAATGACGAAATACTTGATTTTTGGCACATTCCATATTATGAAAAGCTTCAACGCTAAGCAAGTTATAGGTACAAGGGATTTTCTTTAATACTTCATATGTATGATTGCTACTTTTTTTGTTTTGTCTAGCATAAATTTTCTTCGGTACATGCAAGGAGAAATTGTCATCTATTTTTAACCTAAGCCTTCTTAATCTTTTTGACCGAGCTAAAAAGGGAAGCTTAGTGCATGAGGCTCCCACCAAAGAGTGTGCACCGCCTTTCTCCTGCAAGTAGCAACTATTGTGACTGGAACCCTGGTTTAACAGTTTTTCAGGGGATGCTACTTGTGTTAAAATTTATGTATTAAATTTACTGTTTTTCTTGAATAAATTGTTCTCTCTAGTTATTATTTAGTCTTTTTGTGTTCTTAAGTATGCCTCTCCATTGCTTGCTTGGTCAAAGTGATTTACTTTTTTCATTCCTTCTATGGCAGTTTTATTATGCATTGTTTTTAAGTATGgtaattttatcctttttttttgtttttcagggAAGATGTTGTGGAAATAGATACATGGGTGGCTTCATCTGGGAAAAATGGGATGCGTCGTGATTGGCATGTGCATGATCATCGAACGGGCCAAACTGTTCTGCGAGCGACGAGGTTGGTTCCTATATATGCCTTACATCTACATTCTTTTTTACAGAAGATCTCATTCGGTGGTTGAAAAATTTACAAGTAAGCATATTTAATGCTTGCTTTGCAAATGTTATGTGGCTCATATGATGTTTCCTGGTTTTGGCTTTCACATGCAGTGTGTGGGTAATGATGAACAAACTGACTAGGAGACTGTCTAAAATTCCAGAGGAAGTTAGAGCAGAAATAGGACCATATTTTGTGGATCGTCATCCTATTATAGATGAGGATAGCAGAAAGGTTCAGAAGCTTGAAGATAATACTGCTGATTTTATTAAAAGGGGGCTGAATGTAAGTCTGTGATCCGCATCTTTAGCTCTTGCAGATTTATTTGCTTGTTTCTGTAAATGCTATATATGTGGTTTGTAACTATTTCCCTTGCTATCAAATGCAGCCTCGATGGGGTGATTTGGATATCAATCAACATGTGAACAATGTAAAATATATTGGCTGGATCCTTGAGGTAACTTAGTTTATGTTACAAGATGTTAATTTGAAATGGAAAATGACAATTTAAGGCTACATAAGTGCAGTTGGTGACTCTTTTTAAATCTTTCTAGTACATTGCTGGAAATTTCTTGTTTTCATCTCAAGTAAAAAAGGACGACATTGACATGTGATAAGCCATATGTTGAGTACTTTTGGATGAGTGTCTGTCTTATCTGACATGTAAGAAATATTCTGTttttaaaaaaaggaaataaCCAGCTTCATTCTTAGAAGTACCTTTTCGGTAAAAACTTAATTGTTTCCACTTCATAATTAGAGTTGTCTTCAAGGACTCAACTAGCCGAATGATCTCCGTGGATGCTGCATtgtgttacaagatgagtatagATAGAGCCAATGTAAATGTGGGCACTAAGAGGTTGCAGATAACAAGTTATTTTACAGGTCTTGCTTGGTATTAGCATATTGGTAAAATTGTTCTTCGCACCTGGTAGTCATGAATATCGAAGAATTATACTCAGATTATCATTGGTAGAATTGTTCTTCCATGGAAAAAGATATCGCCATTGCATTGAGTTACAATATCTTATTTGAATGCTGAAGCTCTCGATGTTACAGTTCCTACATTCTGTAATTGCTCTTTTTTTTGGCATACCATATTTCAGACCATGAGTTCCAATTACTGCATGCTGACTACCTTAACCAATTTGCATGTGTGAAGATCTTAACCTTTTCACAATGTAAGAAGCATCTTAGATTCCCCACTCTGTTCTGTGGTGGTGGTTGCACATGGCATGTTGTGTCACTGCTTCCTTTTACCCTGTTTCTGAACATTCCTTGCCAGCATTGCTGGACCACTAAAAGTGCAGCAGTTTGCTGACCATTATCCTTCTGCATTTAATGTTATTAGGTTGGTGGACCTGCTCCAATTTGTTGCTATTGTCATGCTCGTAGAAGGACATGATTTAAGTAGTTATGTAGCGCTGAGTAATGACCAcatcttattattttattatgcaGAGCGCACCGATCTCAATCCTAGAGAGCCATGAGCTTGCCGGCATGACCTTGGAGTACAGGAGGGAGTGTGGGAGAGACTCTGTGCTGCAATCACTCACTGCTGTGTCCAACCATGGTTCCGATGGTTCACCAGAGGCTGGCATCGAGTGCCAGCATCTTCTCCGGCTGGAAAGCGGGGCTGAGATTATGAGGGGTCGAACAAAGTGGCGGCCCAAGCCTGCCCAGGATCTCCAAAACATGGGGCCACTTCCAGCTGGGAACACATGATGCAATATGGATGGTTTAGGCCCCGGTTTTCCTTCATCTGTTGGTTTAGGATGGTCAGCCAGGCAAAGCCTTCTTTGGTTGGTAGAAAGAGATGGAGAGAACATATAATATTGCTTGTATTATTtgtaagtttctttctttctttagtttTTCCTTGTATTTGTCTCCTACCAACCAAAACCTCATTTCCATTTTGGATCCATATTGGTGCCTGCTATGAAATTAATTAGCATTATATGTAATTGTTTACAGTATTCAAGCAGCTTAGTTTGCAGTCCTTTAAACCAGGGACTCTCGATCGCTATTTCACGGCACTACTGATATGTGATGATCATCATCGTTCTTGTTCGACGTCGCCTACTGTTATTCGTCAGTTTTTATCTTCCAAGGTATACTCTCATCCCTTCTCCATcgcttcttcttcctcatcttcctCTGCTCGCCCTTTCTCTTCTGTATTTTTTTCTTCTCCGAAATGTTGATCAAATTGTCAAAACAGGTCCAGTATCTGAAATGGTGATCCTTGGTTTAAACTCTGACCATGACACACATCTGACAGTAAAAGAACCTGCATTTTGAAGAGGCTCTTTAGTTTTGGTATTGGCTGCTTGCAGCAACTGGATGGTTAGGATGTAGTATTGGCTCCACTAATTAACATATGAGATGTGCCTATTATAAATGGTAACCCAAGCATTGTCACAACAGCATATGAAATTATGAGTATTAATATTAATATCAGAGACAGGCAAGAACTGAAGTCCAATTATTTTGGAATGTGCCATATACCAACTTTGATCTATAATTGGGAACCTTCTCCTCATGTAGTTGTTGTCCCAaaatgtcttcttttcattcaataGCTTTTAGGTGGTTCATTGCCTTCTTCAGTTCAAGCATGCTGCTACCGCCAAGGAGAACCATAGATGGGAATGACCACAGACTTGACTTGGAGATACTTCTCCAAAGCATGCATTCCATTGTCCCTTCCGAATCCACTCATCTTGTATCCACCAAAAGGGCAATCGTTATCGAATACCAAGTAGCAGTTGATCCAAATGATGCCTGCCCGAATCGATCTCGAGAGTCGGTTGGCTATGTTGATGTCCTTTGTCACAATCCCAGCCGCCAGTCCATATCTTGTATCGTTGGCTCTCTCAATCGCCTCCTCGATTGTCCTGCCAGAAATCACACAGCTTTGGTAGCatatgagtgtgtgtgtgtgtgctctCGCTCTAATGTTCTTTCTTCTCATCTTTATGCATGGCTTACTTGAACTTCATGAGGGACATGACAGGTCCAAAGATTTCATCTTGGGCTATCAGCATACTCTCCTGTTCCAAAAGATCGAATGCTGTTACAGAGGAAGAGTCGAATTGCATTCTCAGAATGCATCATTGGTTGTAGAACTCTACCTTGACATCTGTGAAGATTGTGGGTTCAATGTAGAACCCTTTCTCACCGCAGGCCTTTCCTCCTGTCAGTATGGTGGCTCCCTCTCTTTTCCCATGATCGATGTATCTGAGAACTTTCTCAAACTGCTTCTTGTCGACCTTCATCAGAGCAAGAGAAATCCATGAGGAAAAGAAAGCAACATGGTGTGGAAGAGAACAGGGAAGATTACCTGAGGTCCTTGATGAACATGGGGACTGAAAGGGTCTCCAACGATCCAGGATTTGCAACTTTCTGCTATCTTTCTTACAAAttcatcatagattccttcttgcACGTAGACACGAGATCCTGCCACGCAGATTTCTCCCTGCGATTGCGTACGAGTCATCGAAATGAAAACATGGGTGGCTAATGATTGGGTGAAAGAACCATCCATGCCTTGTTGTAAAAGATGGCCGTCCGAGCGAGTTCGACGGCCATGTCTATGTCTGCATCATCACAGATGATAACTGGCGACTTCCCACCCAGTTCAAGTGAGACAGACTTCAGATTGCTTCTTGCTGCTGCCTCCATCACAAGCCGTCCTACTTCTGTAGATCCTGTGAAACTAACCTGACACCAAAGGGAATTCGATGAGCAAGCTGAATCTTTCCTTTAGAAGATAATTGGTGGATTGCCAGTACGAATCATCTGTCATCGAGTCGGAATCACCTTGTCCACATCCATATGAGAAGAAATGGCAGCTCCGGCTGTGGCTCCAAAACCGGTGACAACATTGAGAACTCCATCAGGAATACCTGCCTGCGATATGGATGTAGTTATGTAGTAGCATCGAAGACTTTTCTATGAGAAAGAGCTGAATGATATCAGATTTCGCACCTGTTTGGCCAAGTGGGCACAGTAGAGAGCTGTGAGTGGGGTCTGTTCTGCTGGCTTGACGAGCATGGTGCAGCCGGCGGCCAGGGCTGGGGCGACCTTGAAGAAGAACATGATGGTAGGGAAATTCCAAGGGATGATGTGGCCGACTACTCCGATGGGCTCCCGCAGTGTGTACCCCTGAAACTCCCCTGACAGCTTCAGTGTCTCGCCATGGATCTTGTCCGCCGCCCCTGCGTAGTATCGGACCAAGTTCGAAGCTACTGGGACATCGTTCATCTTATTGAGAAAGAACAGCTTTCCTGCGTCTAAGCACTCGAGTGCCGCCAGTTCTTCTGCGTGCTGCTCGATCAGGTCTGCATATTTCATCATAATCTTCCCCCTTTCCTGGTCATGATTGAGAAGTTGCAGACGTCCATTTAGCAGGATGGTATAGTTCGAAGAAGCAATCATGAGGGGGGAGAGGAAGAAACGTACAGAGCCGGACATGCGAGGCCACTTGCCATGGTCGAAGGCTTCTCTGGCTGCCTTCACAGCCAAGTCGACGTCTTCTTTGTGGCCGGCAGCGATGTTGGCGATCACTTCTCCGTTACGTGGGTCAAGTGATTCGAATGTTTTTCCTGGAACAATTAGAACGAGGAAgacaaaggaagaagaaaaggttCAGAAACGAGAGAGAGTATGTACGTCGACAAGTTAAGGAAGAGAACGCAAGTGGTTCTGTACCCGAGACGGCGTCGACGAAGCAGCCATTGATGAAGAGCTTGGTGAACTTGATCTCTGGCAGCTTGAGGCCATCGCCTGCGCTGCTATTAGCCTCGCTCGCCATGGCCGAGACGAAGAAGAGCTCCGGGTGCTGCTTCTGGCTTTAAGGTTTATGCTGATGGAATATATGACAGAAGGCTATGTTAGCCCATCGATAAGTGGTTTTGTATGGAGAGAGTGGTTGTTCTTGAATCATGTTCATGAACATGGTTCGTGAATCAAAATGATTGCACCGGATCATGGGTTGATTAACCAACGTTGATATGTTGAAAGATACAATGAGTTGCTTATGGTTACTGTCTCTCTAAGATTTCCTCCTTAATGTTAAATCATTTATTGCCTAATATTACATATGCTAATGATTCATTATCATGCCCCTTAAAGATTAAGCTTCTAGACGTCAATCTTGAAATGATGTAAATGCAACATCTTAGTGACATTATAAGTGAGTTAAGTATGGACGTGAGATAAACGTCTAACAACTTAATCCTTAACG
Protein-coding regions in this window:
- the LOC135674540 gene encoding palmitoyl-acyl carrier protein thioesterase, chloroplastic-like; this translates as MVASMATSAFFPVPTSSSVASAKAPKPISEGPERLGIRGIVAKPASQSGAMEVKAQAQAIPKVNGTKVGLKAEAQTVEDDAPSAPRTFYNQLPDWSFLFAAITTIFLAAEKQFTLIDWKPRRPDMLADAFGLGKMMQDGLDFRQNFSIRSYEIGADRTASIETLMNHLQETALNHARSAGLLVDGFGSTPEMTKKNLIWVVTKMQVLVERYPSWEDVVEIDTWVASSGKNGMRRDWHVHDHRTGQTVLRATSVWVMMNKLTRRLSKIPEEVRAEIGPYFVDRHPIIDEDSRKVQKLEDNTADFIKRGLNPRWGDLDINQHVNNVKYIGWILESAPISILESHELAGMTLEYRRECGRDSVLQSLTAVSNHGSDGSPEAGIECQHLLRLESGAEIMRGRTKWRPKPAQDLQNMGPLPAGNT
- the LOC135674539 gene encoding aldehyde dehydrogenase family 2 member C4-like isoform X1 — encoded protein: MASEANSSAGDGLKLPEIKFTKLFINGCFVDAVSGKTFESLDPRNGEVIANIAAGHKEDVDLAVKAAREAFDHGKWPRMSGSERGKIMMKYADLIEQHAEELAALECLDAGKLFFLNKMNDVPVASNLVRYYAGAADKIHGETLKLSGEFQGYTLREPIGVVGHIIPWNFPTIMFFFKVAPALAAGCTMLVKPAEQTPLTALYCAHLAKQAGIPDGVLNVVTGFGATAGAAISSHMDVDKVSFTGSTEVGRLVMEAAARSNLKSVSLELGGKSPVIICDDADIDMAVELARTAIFYNKGEICVAGSRVYVQEGIYDEFVRKIAESCKSWIVGDPFSPHVHQGPQVDKKQFEKVLRYIDHGKREGATILTGGKACGEKGFYIEPTIFTDVKESMLIAQDEIFGPVMSLMKFKTIEEAIERANDTRYGLAAGIVTKDINIANRLSRSIRAGIIWINCYLVFDNDCPFGGYKMSGFGRDNGMHALEKYLQVKSVVIPIYGSPWR
- the LOC135674539 gene encoding aldehyde dehydrogenase family 2 member C4-like isoform X2 — its product is MASEANSSAGDGLKLPEIKFTKLFINGCFVDAVSGKTFESLDPRNGEVIANIAAGHKEDVDLAVKAAREAFDHGKWPRMSGSERGKIMMKYADLIEQHAEELAALECLDAGKLFFLNKMNDVPVASNLVRYYAGAADKIHGETLKLSGEFQGYTLREPIGVVGHIIPWNFPTIMFFFKVAPALAAGCTMLVKPAEQTPLTALYCAHLAKQAGIPDGVLNVVTGFGATAGAAISSHMDVDKVSFTGSTEVGRLVMEAAARSNLKSVSLELGGKSPVIICDDADIDMAVELARTAIFYNKGEICVAGSRVYVQEGIYDEFVRKIAESCKSWIVGDPFSPHVHQGPQVDKKQFEKVLRYIDHGKREGATILTGGKACGEKGFYIEPTIFTDVKVDMLIAQDEIFGPVMSLMKFKTIEEAIERANDTRYGLAAGIVTKDINIANRLSRSIRAGIIWINCYLVFDNDCPFGGYKMSGFGRDNGMHALEKYLQVKSVVIPIYGSPWR